The Toxorhynchites rutilus septentrionalis strain SRP chromosome 1, ASM2978413v1, whole genome shotgun sequence genome contains the following window.
ACCGCCGTGTTCTTGCtttgcccggcaatgagacacccaacacctgagggcgggtttgtccttttgTTTCCAAACCCCGGTTTGTTCCGCGACTTGCACCTGCGCTAAGAAGGACCCGCTTCACCGTTTGTCCGTGTTCCACAATTCAAGCAACAGAGGCACTAGGGCTGTTCCCAACGAACACCGTTTATGCCGAACTTCTCCTCATTGGACCTACGCAATGATGCCTAAcccacccaaaaaaaaaagaaccaaaaaaaaaaactttagcaCACTGACTAGCACGTGTAGCCTTTCACCAACGGTACCTTCTTACCGTCCACtcgcgatgcaaaaaaaactggTCCGCCCTGCCTCTTCCACGGTCGAAGACGGAATGGAGGAGCATGTTTGAAGGTCCTCAGTTTAGCGAGACATTCATTGGAACCGGAATTACGTAATAGTTAACGATGTTAACTATTCCGTATTCATACCGAAATTCCCCTGTGCTTTCATTGGTCGCACTTTCAAGCCTTCGCGGGCGATGCCCTTTAACCTCCCGAGCACAGTTCAAGTCGAAACGCTCGCCGGGTTTTGAAATTTAAAGAACAAGAAAAccccgccgaaagactctgctatttgggagaaatatccaaacgaaaatagcgagaaaaaaaaaggaaagcatgagtctttcggGTGTGTTGGTATAGGGGTGTCTTGGCTAAATCAGCCGCCGAATCGCATCCAGCGCCCATTATGGCAGGTCGCTCAAATATAAAATCGGGAGCGGCACTCGCGTTGCCAAAACATCCAATACATGGAGAAAAGAGAGAATCCGAGATCCACACAGATGAGATTGTGTTGGATCTGAAttccataaaaacaacagcctGTCTCCATACCAatcgtatacgcttgtgtgaagaaaaataactcaacagagaaagcaaaccGGATTGAAGCGCGTTGTAAAAcaagtatagaaatacggcgcaaaacAAGGCGGAAAACACGGCGCAAAACTCGGTGCAAAACGGTGCTGACAACAAAATATttgatctgtgtttcggagcgtgctcattcgccagagcgcatgtgtaaaCAAGAAGTGAGAGCTCGGCTGGGTGCGAAAAATTTgttgcacatcagcaccgcgttgcattctgaagactgtgagTAACATAAGATAAAGGTCAAACTAGCTAAGCTATCATGAGCTGATATGCGTAGACCTTTCGAACCCCTAAATCAACAGTCGGTAAATTATTTCATTGCATTTTTTCTACatcaacatgctcgatatcatgatatcaTTATCTACAATAACATAAGTTGTTAGTAGCAAGaactacacgataaaaacgtcaATCGAACACGAATTGGTCGAGCAACAACCTGAGCATCAAACTAATAATATCTCAATCAACGTTTAACCCAGAAGTTCTCAAAGTTTCCTAGGGGGAACTGAAAACTGATTTTGGGTGTCAAGTTCTCACTTAACTAGCCGCAAAGTTTTTAAATCggtaagtattttgtatgaatgaaataaagataatttttttgaagaaatttggctatagggTTCGATGATACCACGTCATTCTgcaaaaggggtctcttgtccaaaaaagtttgagAATCATTGGTAAGATAAAGCCCGTAGATAGGCAAAAAGATTGTCGTTGCATTGAGGGGGATGCCCCATTTAATTCGTCAAATTGTTTTCTTATTTCACTACAATCAATGTTCGTGTTTTAAGTAAATAAAATGCTGAATATATTTCCTATCCAgcataacatatatcgcaataactttttgcgtaatatgcgtttgaaatctcttaattaTTCGTTACATGCCTCATTTTCTATTTCGGAATCTTTATATAGGAATcaaagtagtcctacgtcaaaatattttttttctttttaatcaaaatacggtacaaattgaaaaacaaaatacggtacaaatgaAAAGACGGGACAATAACAAATGATCGaaaaaaacggtactgtcccgttcaaaacggcacgtttggtcagcctaccaACGAGAGAACTACTAGAAGCAGCTCGCAGCTGGTCTACAACATTCATAAAAGTTAAATGCAATAATTCAATACATATTATAACAATATATGGAACAAACATCAATCCATAATGGCAATAAAAGCAAAGTTTACACTACCATCCGGCAACTCTATACGCTAATTATGTTCGTTAGGTCGAAATTTCCGCTTGGTGCATCATTCGCGACCACTTAATTTTTATTGCGTTTCGCTCCCATACTCAAACCCTACGTGTTTTTAAAATGTAAGCAAATTACTGTTTATATTTCATGTATCACTCAAATGgcacaatttaatttttatggccagcgtctcaaaaaataaaattactcaCAATGGCTGATCAATAAAGAGAATGGTCTCGGAAAACATTTCGAAACAATGTATGAATCCATAGAATGACAAATAACAGGAATAACCCGTTTGATGTTTTTGTACATGAAATTGcaataattattaaaatttcaAGATTAGATTGGAGCTTTTTTGGAGCTTTCTTATGACTGAGCAATTCTTGAGCAGCTGCAACCGCACCGGAGTGGAGTAAAATTCAGACACGAGACAAACATTCTAGAATAGAAACGGAGTGAAAACTTTGAGTAACTATGTCCAACAATCGTCTAACCTTGTGGATCCATTTTCATCCCCGTAACAGTTTCAATCCATTCGAAGTATGATCCGTACCGCGTGTAAATTGCAGGAGCGTTTGTTCCGCATGGCTTCCCAATGGATTTGTGGCCAATGAGAAAGGGAACTTTTTTCCCCGAAAAAGAAAGTAATATCTGCAGCGGGGAGCTGTGTAGATCCTATAAAATCAAACCGTACATACATTCAAATAGTTTTTTCTAAACATGCTTGAATTGAACATACCGTGCATCGCTCGATGTTGGCATTCCTGGCACAGAAGCAGCAAAGCAGAACCCCGAACCGTAGTTTATGCTGAGGATTGTAGTATTCGTGACATTTTTCCGATCCCATCGAAACTAAATCTGCCCGATCAAGCTGGGTTTCAATGGGTCCAATCAACTGAACGGAATGATTCGGTTTGGGATGCGGCTTCAGAATGCAAGCCGGTTTAATTTTGTGGTTCACTGTCTCCGGATCCCGATCAAGAAAAGCGACGGCCATATTGTGATAGTCGAACTGAGGCTTGTAGCGATAGTGAACGGTGATATTGACGACGTGCAGATCAAAACTGCTTCCAAACACGCTTCCAAACCGAACAATATCAGGTTTTCGTCCATTCCGATTTGTACAATGGGCTCCAAACACTACGACCCTGTCTCCCAAGTACGCTCCACCGCAAATCAAATCTATTGCGCCGGTCGATCGAGTCTGACCAATTTGAACctatatgaaatgaaaatggcAGTGATAAGAATGTTGATATTATTTCATCCATTACCACATGAGAACCTTCCTCTATGCTAAGTGTTCCGCAAGACACTGTTGAATGTTTAAAAGCGTTAATTCATTGCCGATTTGCTTTGTTGCACAAATACCTTTCCTGCACATAGTTAGCACCAGCATCAGAATCGAAGCTTTTATCATCGTGGGTTTCTGTAATCGCATTCCGAGCAGATCGAAAGCAGCTTCTATACTAAGCTCAAGTCAGAAGTGAGACGCATCAATTACACATTGAAAACACGTTCTGCTATCGGTGTATTTTTCTAGGGGATTTCTTCAGGTGTACTTCTCCATCCGAAACCTATAGCTTTAATCAGGCCGCTTCGATTGTAACCAGTGGGAGCAGAATTGTCACATTCTATTCTACAAATTCTAACTAAGATCAGTAATAATAGAACGTTTTGTGCCCGGTAGTTCGGTTTGTTTCGAATATTTGAACGAGGAGTTTGAagtaaaaatcaattattagtcGTCAACTTTGTATGTTGACTAAACAATTCAatctctataattttttttttaaatgttcgtGCCTGATCAAAACAATTAAGGTTATAAAGGTAGACGAAGAGAGCTACTATTTCTCACTCTATATACCGTAATGAGCCCTAATTCTATTCATCTAAGACATAATGAATACTCTAATACTGCTTGTGCGTATGTGATGCTCTGAAATGTAAAGCTTACTTGTAATTTGTTCTATTAGAGTAACACGGGGTGaattggacatacggggtgatttggaccacccctttatctcaaaaagtatggcaaaaattgaattttttataatgtcatctatttttattgttgaaccgcaTGTACCTgtcgtaaaaaaaactttggtaaaattcgacaggtggaagcaTGGTTGCCAactgtaatttgaaaaaataggaAGAATGgaaaagaaaaatcaggataaatcaggatagttcatattgggtttttcaattgcagagaaatcaatattcaaattttcactgaattcatcattcatgctttggaataaatctttactcaacaaatgaggaaagcatatcagcagtggaagacttgttgaatttttcctagtTTTTAtcatatttagtacggttatcgATATATCTACCATAGTCTCATCATTGAAgtttattctactttgaatcagacgaacaaattacatatatatatatttttttttatattgaccgtggattcaaaaattttctctggagtaattttacactctgaaacttattaataactctggggatacatctacatacacattatcctcactAAAGCAatattgttcctcaaacttaatctcgttgtaatttcataaattcgtcagacaatctggggtggcattgcgcatttcgaaacgagtaactcgtttcgagaaaattcgaacaCAAATAGaaatggttttagtattatgtatattttttaagtTCCTATTCtcggtgtactagatttagagcaaaatttgtctcgtaaagaaatgtaaaatttttgggttcgtaaacaaagctggtcaaaggcatgtcaaaatggtcgaaacgaacaaaaatcactcgtttcgaaatgcgcaatgtcatcCCTGGttgcatgaaattttctagcactgttctgggaagccacgaaacaattgagggtagagataaaaacagttaagtacaaagtttaacttaatgtaagatatataaaAGTGCGGatcggagaactatcatgagagaaaactttgatgtggaaaccagtatatttattatgaactagctgtaccctgccacgctttgctgtggcacattgtgggtGCAtgtttgagttgaatttttaatttttttatgttttaacaacaatcctagatatgttttgttgttttgtatattgtatcatagtttgagctcagtcggttccgtacttttcgagtttttaacgcgtacacaaacgaacagaacatttttatatatatagagataatgtaaagagtacaaaaatcagggaaaatcaggatcatttcagaaaaaatcaggataaattgagtgttcgtcagggatatcagggagcgtgctaaaaagtctgggaaatcctgataaatcaggaaggttggcatctctgggtggaaggaaatggtagcatgaacacattaATTGCCAAAAGATGTGAGTGTATTGTGCAgtgaagttctgttcgcctacagaagaggaacaatttgatgcagcaaaacgttaagtttgataacaataaattgaattaattacattttaatttttgcatgttatgTAGtgtggacacgtttctgtggggcgAATTGGTCCTTGGAAATTGAAATTCAATGGaaattgaattacaaaaagaggatgggcaaaCAACGTTTCAAGGAGgaagagcttgaaagagcaacgcaggccatcaagaacggattttctttgaccaagcatcggaagtgtttgaaaatactcgagcaacagtgaaaagatccatacagaattcgagatggtctcaatccaaattttctagtctggaatctggccaagacacctggcaCTGATTCCAGAACACtcttactgattgtaacattatcccaaaatactttacataaacataagtatgtttttttttcgatgaaacacacactggaccaaatcacctcgCATCaagttttaatgtccaaaaatcttctttttttctattttacgatatatttggtaattaaaagcttgatataatgattaaacattattgattgagagaaaacaagtgtagctcagtatacaatgtgacatttttaatttacaccgCATTGGCTTGGAAATATTAGACGATTTGCTGAGGGGGTCCACattccccccatttcccctactgATAAACGTACGAATGAGAGCGTTGTCGCATTCATACTAGAGTAAATGAGAGaggtttttttattagtttaaaaacatgttttattttcaatgtccCCTATATGTTTTTATACATGAGTAAATTCTTCTTTGCTGATTTCGGTACTTCATTCCATACTAAACATAgttcttttgttgaaaaacATAGTTTGAAAATAATGTGTTCCATCAATTATTGCGTCTTAGCATTTTGCTGAGAATTGCGTGATCAAAATAATAAGATTTTCATACTGTTGAGCGATTATTTTGTTGATTTATCGTCATACGAGAACCGTTTTTACGCTGTCTGTAGTAAACTTGTAGTGCAATTGCATATCTTAGGACGCTAAGACGTTCAGCAGTGTAACGAAATAGCACTATACCTGACCGATCGAAGCGTGTGATTTTCaggaacagatattttgtttttaataaataacccactttttattttgattaaaAATAAGATTCAGAATTAGGGGAACTGGAGGTAAGCCCGGTCCCATAAGGGACAGTGTTACTTTGTGAGATCTGAGGGCACATATTGTTATGTTTCCCTCACAGAATCATTGTTtagattattttccatgagatataAGAAATATCAGTACTTTTAAACGGCAATTTGGCAAGTAATAGTCAATTTTCGAAGCTAACATAAAAACAGAATTCACCAACCAGTGCGGGGGAAGCCGGCACCCCATGGGGGTAACACCGGCACCCTCAATTTGTCAATAAATACACTTGGCACCAGctgaaccagtttgaatgtgGCAACCGCCAAATGGAAGATATTCTAATTCTAGCTGTCGCTATCGAATATGGTTCGAATCGTTCAACTgattccggagatatggtcggacGAGCTCCGGTGAACATGGAACATGGGAAAAAAAGGAATTCGATATCAGGTAAATATATCATCCTGCACctcaaaccacaccacaattccATTACTAGTTCGATGGAATCTAGGTAATGGTTTCGAGCTTACCACATTTCCAAAACGTGATCCTGTAATGTAGACCTGGGGATTCCAAAGTCTTGGAAGCACGTTTAAAACAAACTCCACCAACGATAGCCTCTTTCGCAAGGGTGAGATTCTCCTGGGACCCACTCTCATAACTCGAATTCCTTGGGGGCTGCGAGGCATCTGAAATAGATGGAAAATATGTCCCAATAACCCTCAATTACCTGGAAATCATGCCGGGCTTACTCCACTCAACGGGTGACGGCCTTACCCCAACGGCATACATTTTCTGGAAGTTGTGGAAGTTTCATAATGGATTAAATGTACTATACTACCAGCACGGTGTGTTCTAATTAAAATGAAGAATCCTTATGTTGATGGTTGTGTTGGTAGTTCTGTGGATTATTGTTTGTCGGGGTATTACGTGTCAATGTGATGGATTTTATGttcatttccgatgacagtacAGTACTTTTGGCACATGTTATGGtatcccaatttattacatttaatgagctgaaaaataacagaaaatgttctattccccaatacatgtatatcatttgtataatatatatgctagagccaatatgagcgagcgaaacaggagacacattgaaatggaagcatatgaaagcttttcgtacagTTTGCCAAAtatacggcccagacagagaaagatatatattcgttcatgttcttctttatcctcttagaaaacactttccaacttcattttatgatgaggtgtaatattatcacgcttctatccaacagcgctggcagctttatggatagcgtggtcgtgtgaaatatctttgcattccagccggccttggttcgatccccattgacgtcgtatggaatTTTTttagcacaatcccaaatgaaatgagaagagaaaacagaaagagatgtctgcacgcatacatacaaaccatttttaagctttttaaacagctcattatttgcgcatttgactctccagaacactaaatggcatcattttgCAATTAATTGCAATTAAAATGCGTGAAAAAACTATTGAATCAGAGCAGTGTGCCTGTATCGTTCAGTTTTTACCATTTTTCCGGCGATTTTTATTCCACCCACGACTTGTGAGTTCATTTACACTTTGTTAATTGATAGCAACTGTGATTAAGGTTGTTATCCACTTTGCTAAGGAAAACAACAAGTATGGTGGATGACAGGGCGACGAACAATACTGGCTAACATTTCTATGATTACGCCTAgctaaaagtttttgtttgccAATTTCTCGAATAGTTTTAGTTTTGCAAatatacacaaacataaacacatTATCATTAGGAATCTGCTAGCTAGTGTGAAATACAGTATGCAATGTCAAGTGAACGGAATAAGACACTGATTGGAATAAGGGAGCATCACAGTAGAGTTTTTTCCAAGTTAATTTGAAGGTACAGAATATTATCATTCAAAACCCGGCCTTTTGCCAGATTGGTAAATTGGTCAGGGAAATGTCTTGTCTTGTTATAATGACTGGTAACAATCTTTCACAACAACGAAAACATGCGTCATTTTCTGGTTTTAATTTTACAATACACTTTCAATGCATTTTTAGTAATGTTAATATTTGTTTCGACgtgataaaatatatttatgtgtgTTAGTCCCGTTAGTTCCGATTAGAGTATATTCACTTCACTTAATATTATCATGGTCATGGAAATATCGATTCACGCATGTCTACTTCAATAGCGTTCAATGCAtgctgaaaataaatgatcAAGATATAGAAAATGAGTCATTGAGGAATCTTAACACTGAAAGCCTACCATCATGGTCTTTAAAATTGATTTCAGCTACTGTCGAAATCCATGGGAAGTGTCCATCTGAGCTCAGCCTGGTGTATATCCCTGGCGTTTTGGAGCCACACGAGCGTCCAATCGTCTTCTGTCCAACAAGAAAGGGAACTCGTTTGCCACGTTTTTCCATAATCATCTGAAGCGGGGCCGAGAGTTCACTCTAGAAAAAAGACTATCAACTTTTTCATGAAACATATCACAGAAAAAATCTCCTACTGCACACTTGGTTGTCGTCATATTGCGAGCGCACATACAGCAAACCAGAAGGGCTCCgtatttgaacttttttgtaggactatAA
Protein-coding sequences here:
- the LOC129763121 gene encoding serine protease snake-like — its product is MRLQKPTMIKASILMLVLTMCRKVSCGTLSIEEGSHVVQIGQTRSTGAIDLICGGAYLGDRVVVFGAHCTNRNGRKPDIVRFGSVFGSSFDLHVVNITVHYRYKPQFDYHNMAVAFLDRDPETVNHKIKPACILKPHPKPNHSVQLIGPIETQLDRADLVSMGSEKCHEYYNPQHKLRFGVLLCCFCARNANIERCTDLHSSPLQILLSFSGKKVPFLIGHKSIGKPCGTNAPAIYTRYGSYFEWIETVTGMKMDPQECLSRV